From Granulicella sp. WH15, the proteins below share one genomic window:
- a CDS encoding tyrosine-type recombinase/integrase: protein MRALPGRTGVSIPSVPLVTIFVRHSANCPHKSDHFYRRCNCRKSLRYFYDGKQKVQSAKTRSWIHAEEAKRELEDHFRSPAAVQPPAVPVETESQPTIGLTVQRFLGNKKTQGLTVNVLQKYERELGRFAAFMTKRSHLFLRDIESEDIAVFREGWQDLYPSPTTRSKVQDRLKTFLWYCYETRLIDRMPQLLPIRVRRPQAIPLSEKQFQELLQVIPYQFSEDGDHAQRVRAFILLIRHSGLFIHDLVKLQRDGIQRDMKKNLYRVTVVRQNTGTSISIPIPPAVAIEVIAAMESNHDPKYVFGNTEAGRSQTSVTDWKQDIKQVFKAAGHPKGRLRQLRDTFAVSLLERGVPLEEVSLLLGHKFVSTTERIYGRWVKARQDRLDALVSKTWEQDPSL from the coding sequence ATGAGAGCACTCCCTGGCCGAACCGGTGTCTCGATCCCCTCTGTACCACTCGTTACGATCTTTGTACGCCACTCCGCCAACTGTCCTCATAAAAGTGACCATTTCTACAGGCGATGCAATTGTCGGAAAAGTCTGCGTTACTTTTACGACGGCAAGCAAAAAGTACAGTCAGCGAAGACACGTAGCTGGATACATGCCGAAGAAGCTAAAAGAGAGCTCGAGGATCATTTTCGTTCTCCAGCAGCAGTACAGCCCCCCGCTGTCCCTGTAGAGACTGAATCACAACCAACCATTGGTTTAACGGTGCAACGTTTTCTGGGCAATAAGAAAACGCAAGGATTGACCGTTAACGTTTTACAAAAATATGAAAGAGAACTCGGTCGCTTCGCTGCGTTTATGACGAAGCGATCTCATCTCTTCCTCCGCGACATTGAGTCTGAAGACATTGCAGTGTTTCGCGAGGGCTGGCAGGACCTTTATCCATCACCTACAACTCGCTCCAAGGTTCAGGATCGCCTAAAGACTTTCCTGTGGTACTGCTACGAAACCAGACTCATCGATCGGATGCCACAACTGCTTCCCATCCGGGTCAGGAGACCTCAGGCGATTCCCCTCTCAGAGAAGCAATTCCAGGAACTTCTTCAGGTCATTCCATATCAGTTTTCTGAGGATGGCGACCACGCTCAAAGAGTTCGTGCATTCATTCTGCTCATTCGCCATAGTGGGCTCTTCATACATGACTTGGTGAAACTGCAAAGAGACGGTATCCAAAGAGACATGAAAAAAAATCTCTATCGCGTTACGGTCGTCCGACAGAACACGGGCACTTCCATATCGATACCAATACCGCCCGCTGTAGCTATTGAAGTAATCGCAGCAATGGAGTCAAACCATGATCCCAAGTATGTCTTTGGGAATACTGAAGCTGGGAGATCTCAGACCTCCGTTACAGACTGGAAGCAGGACATTAAACAGGTCTTCAAAGCGGCCGGTCACCCAAAGGGCAGACTTCGTCAATTGCGCGACACATTCGCCGTTTCCCTGCTTGAGAGAGGAGTGCCTTTAGAGGAGGTGTCGCTATTGCTGGGGCATAAGTTTGTTAGCACAACGGAGAGAATATACGGAAGGTGGGTCAAAGCCCGTCAGGATCGATTGGATGCATTGGTAAGCAAGACTTGGGAGCAGGATCCATCTCTCTAA
- a CDS encoding helix-turn-helix domain-containing protein, which produces MKRELDSLITQMHSAGINYTDAVRQFKRRYILEVLAQHKGNQCKAATELGMHRNTLSRTLTELDLDTTQIRLGMRRPVVSERPRLTSNIASIR; this is translated from the coding sequence TTGAAGCGCGAACTTGACAGCTTGATTACCCAGATGCACAGCGCCGGAATTAACTACACGGACGCGGTTCGCCAGTTCAAGCGGCGCTACATTCTAGAGGTGCTGGCGCAGCATAAGGGCAACCAGTGCAAGGCCGCTACCGAGCTTGGGATGCACCGCAATACGTTGAGCCGTACGCTCACGGAGTTGGACCTTGACACGACCCAGATCCGTCTGGGGATGCGCCGCCCTGTAGTAAGCGAGCGCCCCCGCCTGACCAGCAACATAGCCAGCATCCGCTAG
- a CDS encoding CvpA family protein, producing the protein MNGLNGFDWVLILILIGSTVSAFSRGIIRVLFSIVGLIAGILIASWNYVALARTLNQWIPSFETAEVVAFLLTLTLIVVAFSLVASLLSRTVAAVGLGLLDRLLGAAFGVLRGCVIAAVLMTSIAAFGPNSTWVKNSHLAPYFLAEAHALSFVVPAHFQKQVADGATHMLHQSPGHRKSHTLLEWKHSE; encoded by the coding sequence ATGAACGGGCTGAATGGCTTCGACTGGGTGCTGATCCTGATCCTGATCGGCTCCACCGTAAGCGCATTCTCCCGCGGCATCATTCGCGTTCTATTCTCGATCGTCGGCCTGATCGCCGGGATTCTCATCGCCAGTTGGAACTACGTGGCGTTGGCCCGGACGCTCAACCAGTGGATTCCCTCGTTCGAGACGGCGGAGGTAGTGGCCTTTCTGCTCACGCTGACTCTAATCGTGGTCGCATTCAGCCTCGTCGCCAGCCTGCTGAGCAGGACAGTCGCCGCCGTAGGATTGGGGCTGCTGGACCGGCTGTTGGGCGCGGCCTTTGGGGTTCTACGCGGCTGCGTCATCGCCGCCGTGCTGATGACGTCGATTGCCGCATTTGGTCCCAATTCGACCTGGGTGAAAAATTCTCATCTCGCCCCCTATTTCCTTGCGGAGGCTCATGCGCTATCCTTCGTTGTGCCCGCGCATTTTCAGAAGCAGGTTGCCGACGGCGCAACCCATATGCTTCACCAGTCACCTGGGCACAGAAAATCGCATACGTTGCTGGAATGGAAGCATTCCGAATAA
- a CDS encoding phosphoribosylaminoimidazolesuccinocarboxamide synthase, whose protein sequence is MNDALLTTELGSLPLLARGKVRDIYALPGATADAPGDLLFIATDRISAFDHILGSGIPDKGRILTQISRFWFDFLADLVPSHVISTDISKFPASLAPYRGQLEGRSMLVRRAEMFPVECVVRGYLSGSGWKDYQATGAVCGIDLPAGLRESDRLPEPIFTPAAKINTGGHDENIPFSTVIDTIGREYAEALRDLTLAIYAKASAYAATKGVILADTKFEFGLIDGRIALCDEVLTPDSSRYWPADEYVTGGPTPSFDKQYVRDYLESIHWNKQAPAPALPDEVVARTREKYMQAFHLLTGRDSLEESGGDKAAS, encoded by the coding sequence ATGAATGACGCTCTGCTCACCACGGAACTCGGTTCCCTTCCTCTGCTTGCACGCGGCAAGGTCCGCGACATCTATGCGTTGCCCGGCGCCACCGCCGACGCGCCCGGCGACCTGCTTTTCATTGCCACCGACCGCATCTCGGCGTTCGACCACATCCTTGGCTCCGGCATCCCGGACAAAGGCCGCATCCTGACCCAGATCTCGCGGTTCTGGTTTGATTTTCTGGCCGACCTCGTTCCCTCGCATGTGATTTCGACCGATATCTCGAAGTTCCCCGCCTCGCTTGCGCCCTATCGCGGACAGCTCGAGGGCCGCTCGATGCTGGTGCGCCGGGCCGAGATGTTCCCGGTGGAGTGCGTCGTGCGGGGTTACCTCTCCGGCTCCGGCTGGAAGGACTACCAGGCAACCGGCGCGGTCTGCGGCATCGACCTGCCCGCCGGTCTGCGTGAGTCCGACCGTCTGCCCGAGCCGATCTTTACCCCCGCCGCCAAGATCAACACCGGCGGCCACGATGAGAACATTCCGTTCTCCACCGTCATCGATACCATCGGGCGCGAGTACGCCGAGGCGCTGCGCGACCTGACGCTCGCGATCTACGCCAAGGCCTCCGCCTACGCGGCCACCAAGGGAGTCATCCTGGCCGACACTAAGTTCGAGTTCGGCCTGATCGATGGCCGCATCGCACTCTGTGATGAGGTGCTGACGCCCGACTCCAGCCGCTACTGGCCGGCCGACGAGTATGTCACGGGTGGGCCTACGCCATCGTTCGATAAGCAATACGTACGAGACTACCTGGAGTCGATCCACTGGAACAAGCAGGCACCCGCTCCCGCGCTGCCGGACGAGGTGGTCGCGCGCACCCGCGAGAAGTACATGCAGGCCTTCCACCTGCTCACGGGGCGGGATTCGCTGGAGGAGTCCGGCGGGGATAAGGCTGCATCATGA
- the smc gene encoding chromosome segregation protein SMC, which produces MLKLKKVQILGFKSFCDRTEVQLSGEGIAAIVGPNGCGKSNISDAITWVLGEQSAKSLRGIKMEDVIFAGTRDRKPTGMAEVSLTLVDPDIYDGTGDMDSAPDLEMVEGEATDWDETALREQVAAETEEAVAEAQPGTILEGEVPAPTPESLAAAGAEAALPTPTNNVVLKIRRRKFGRSPIRAGELTITRRLFRSGDSEYLLNGKICRLRDIQDIFMGTGLGGESYAIIGQERIGQLLSAKPQDRRSIIEEAAGITRFKSKKRLAELRLESAKQNLARVNDIFEEVSKQIGTLKRQAAKAERYGQIRDELRAKLRVVLSSRIAQLDADQTSTTAQLAELTVKIDAQAADIESMDVEHTEGVRHGYSLDQQIREHSATANQSAVELERIAARSAANVDRIAELTARLASGAAEMEAARAQLAALSSEQQEQRSFLDSANSEAAGSRAEAQRQQQAAQQALFAVNSKEQAAEQNRRHSMQLMQRANQIRNEQAQAEAALAGLDRESERLLSESETARQELQSLNLQRGQAKLSFESVNDRLKRLEMEISELRLQLEAGRTEENQSKRRGDQLRGEVAGLNGRRQSLEGLIRDHSYSTDTVKNIFRASAKKATNTGEPNPIVGTLADFLEVDGAYEQVVDEFLRDELNYIVVKSWDAADDGIRLLKSDVAGRATFLVEPGSENPHAGGQESLSKPTGEGVKPLRECIRVLNGFGRSLEVLLPKLREGFVAPDSTTARTLALEHPHAWFLSPTGETFHHVTVTGGRPSSGGPLALKRELREITDKLAGLEKELTETDLRTQELQHELAAHSAALEGKNHERRDAERESANSGAALRQMESESARIERRLQDWMQSTDRNREARNQKADLIASRQQQATALESERAALEAGLTEITAQVEALRSEREQLQQTAAAAGAALAGLEERRRNAQANFEQTTRLYNAQQQRIGQLEQQLASAATEKQRREEETSGLGSQHEELAETRATAVAQSARLTAEAAELRTLTAALDSKLRALRAETEALREQRSHHAAHAAKLSSDLEHIEETCLNDLAIPSEELRADESIVRIEGEALNEQETESRTLKHRLEQMGPVNMMALEEFAEASQRHSFLDTQRKDLLDSISNTQASIKEIDDVSRVKFDEAYKIINENFSVTFSKLFGGGQAFMRLTDPDNPNSDSSGIEIVASPPGKKLQNILLLSGGEKALTALSLLVGIFQFQPAPFCILDEVDAPLDETNVGRYAKLISDMAKNTQFIAITHNKRTMAQADVIYGVTMQEPGISKIVSVNLGRTNRNRDQDDQPRRVA; this is translated from the coding sequence ATGCTCAAGCTCAAAAAGGTTCAGATCCTCGGGTTCAAGTCGTTCTGCGATCGCACGGAGGTCCAGCTCTCGGGCGAGGGCATCGCCGCCATCGTCGGCCCCAACGGATGCGGCAAGTCCAACATCTCTGACGCTATCACCTGGGTGCTGGGCGAGCAGTCGGCCAAGAGCCTGCGCGGCATCAAGATGGAAGACGTCATCTTCGCCGGAACCCGCGACCGCAAGCCCACCGGCATGGCCGAGGTCTCGCTCACCCTGGTCGACCCCGATATCTACGACGGCACCGGCGACATGGACTCCGCTCCCGACCTGGAGATGGTGGAGGGCGAGGCCACCGACTGGGACGAGACCGCGCTCCGCGAGCAGGTAGCTGCCGAGACCGAGGAGGCCGTCGCCGAGGCACAGCCGGGCACGATCCTCGAAGGCGAAGTGCCCGCTCCGACTCCCGAGAGCCTGGCCGCCGCCGGTGCGGAGGCTGCCCTGCCCACTCCTACCAACAATGTCGTGCTCAAGATTCGTCGGCGCAAGTTCGGTCGCTCGCCGATCCGCGCCGGAGAGCTAACCATCACGCGCCGCCTCTTCCGCTCGGGCGACTCCGAGTACCTGCTCAACGGCAAGATCTGCCGTCTGCGCGACATTCAGGACATCTTCATGGGCACCGGACTCGGAGGCGAGTCCTACGCGATCATCGGGCAGGAGCGCATCGGACAGTTGCTGAGCGCCAAGCCGCAGGATCGCCGCTCCATCATCGAAGAAGCCGCGGGCATCACCCGCTTCAAGAGCAAGAAGCGGCTGGCAGAACTGCGGCTGGAATCGGCCAAGCAGAACCTGGCCCGCGTGAACGATATCTTCGAGGAAGTCTCGAAGCAGATCGGCACGCTGAAGCGACAGGCCGCGAAGGCCGAGCGTTACGGCCAGATTCGCGATGAGCTGCGCGCCAAGCTGCGCGTGGTGCTCTCGAGCCGTATCGCTCAGTTGGACGCCGACCAGACCTCCACCACCGCACAGCTTGCGGAGTTGACGGTAAAGATCGACGCGCAGGCCGCCGATATTGAATCCATGGACGTGGAGCACACCGAGGGCGTGCGCCACGGCTACTCGCTGGACCAGCAGATTCGAGAGCACAGCGCCACCGCCAACCAGTCCGCTGTAGAGCTGGAGCGCATCGCCGCGCGCTCGGCCGCCAACGTCGACCGCATCGCCGAGCTGACCGCGCGACTGGCCTCCGGGGCCGCTGAGATGGAGGCCGCACGGGCGCAGCTTGCAGCGCTCTCCTCTGAGCAACAGGAGCAGCGCAGCTTCCTCGACTCCGCCAACAGCGAGGCCGCGGGATCGCGTGCCGAGGCCCAGCGACAGCAACAGGCGGCCCAGCAGGCGCTCTTCGCGGTCAACAGCAAGGAGCAGGCCGCCGAGCAGAACCGCCGCCACTCCATGCAACTGATGCAGCGCGCCAACCAGATCCGCAACGAACAGGCACAGGCCGAGGCGGCTCTCGCCGGGCTTGATCGCGAGTCGGAGCGGCTGCTCTCAGAGTCCGAAACGGCGCGTCAGGAGCTGCAGAGCCTGAACCTGCAACGCGGTCAGGCGAAGCTCTCGTTCGAGAGCGTGAACGACCGGCTGAAGCGGTTGGAGATGGAGATCTCCGAGCTGCGTCTGCAACTGGAAGCCGGGCGTACCGAGGAGAACCAGAGCAAGCGTCGCGGCGACCAGCTACGTGGCGAGGTCGCCGGTCTCAACGGGCGCAGACAGTCGCTCGAAGGGCTCATCCGCGACCACTCCTACTCGACCGATACGGTCAAAAATATCTTCCGCGCCAGCGCCAAGAAGGCCACGAACACCGGCGAACCGAATCCGATTGTGGGCACGCTCGCCGACTTCCTCGAGGTCGATGGTGCATACGAACAGGTGGTTGACGAGTTCCTGCGCGATGAGTTGAATTACATCGTCGTCAAGAGCTGGGATGCGGCTGATGACGGGATTCGGCTGCTGAAGTCCGACGTTGCCGGACGCGCGACCTTCCTGGTCGAGCCGGGGTCGGAGAATCCCCATGCCGGCGGGCAGGAGTCGCTCTCAAAGCCGACTGGCGAGGGCGTCAAGCCGCTGCGGGAGTGCATCCGAGTGCTCAACGGCTTTGGCCGCTCTCTGGAGGTGCTGCTGCCCAAGCTGCGCGAGGGCTTCGTCGCGCCGGACTCGACCACGGCAAGGACTCTGGCGCTCGAGCATCCCCATGCGTGGTTCCTCTCGCCCACCGGCGAGACCTTCCACCACGTCACCGTCACCGGCGGACGGCCCAGCTCCGGCGGACCGTTGGCGCTGAAGCGCGAGCTGCGTGAGATTACCGATAAGCTTGCGGGTCTCGAGAAAGAGCTGACCGAGACCGATTTGCGCACGCAGGAGTTGCAGCACGAGCTGGCGGCTCACAGCGCCGCTCTCGAGGGCAAGAACCACGAGCGCCGCGATGCTGAGCGTGAGTCGGCCAACTCCGGCGCGGCGCTGCGCCAGATGGAGTCCGAGAGCGCCCGCATCGAGCGGCGTTTGCAGGACTGGATGCAGTCGACCGATCGCAACCGCGAGGCGCGCAACCAGAAGGCGGACCTGATCGCCAGCCGTCAGCAGCAGGCAACGGCGCTCGAGAGCGAGCGGGCCGCGCTGGAGGCTGGACTGACCGAGATCACGGCCCAGGTGGAGGCTCTGCGCAGCGAGCGCGAGCAGTTGCAACAGACCGCAGCTGCTGCTGGAGCCGCTCTGGCCGGGCTTGAGGAGCGGCGGCGCAACGCGCAGGCCAACTTCGAGCAGACCACGCGCCTCTACAACGCGCAGCAGCAGCGCATCGGGCAGCTCGAGCAGCAGCTTGCCTCCGCCGCGACCGAGAAGCAGCGCCGCGAAGAGGAGACGAGCGGCCTCGGCAGCCAGCACGAGGAGCTGGCCGAGACGCGTGCGACCGCCGTCGCGCAGAGCGCTCGCCTGACCGCCGAGGCGGCCGAACTGCGCACCCTGACCGCCGCGCTGGACTCGAAGCTGCGTGCCCTGCGGGCGGAGACGGAGGCTCTACGCGAACAGCGGTCGCACCACGCCGCGCACGCCGCCAAGCTCAGCTCCGACCTCGAGCACATCGAGGAGACCTGCCTGAACGATCTCGCGATCCCGTCCGAGGAGCTGCGCGCCGATGAGAGCATCGTCCGCATCGAGGGAGAGGCCCTGAACGAGCAGGAGACCGAGTCGCGGACGCTGAAGCACAGGCTCGAACAGATGGGGCCGGTAAACATGATGGCGCTCGAAGAGTTTGCCGAAGCCTCGCAGCGGCACAGCTTCCTCGACACCCAGCGCAAGGACCTGCTGGACTCGATCTCCAACACCCAGGCGTCGATCAAGGAGATCGATGACGTATCGCGGGTCAAGTTCGACGAGGCGTACAAGATCATCAACGAGAACTTCTCGGTCACCTTCTCGAAGCTCTTCGGCGGTGGACAGGCGTTCATGCGGCTCACGGACCCGGACAACCCGAACTCCGACTCCTCCGGCATCGAGATCGTCGCGTCGCCTCCGGGCAAGAAGCTGCAGAACATCCTGCTGCTGAGCGGAGGAGAGAAGGCTCTGACCGCGCTCTCGCTGCTGGTCGGCATCTTCCAGTTCCAGCCCGCGCCCTTCTGCATCCTCGACGAAGTCGATGCGCCGCTCGATGAGACCAACGTGGGCCGTTATGCCAAGCTCATCAGCGACATGGCGAAGAATACGCAGTTTATCGCCATCACCCACAACAAGCGCACGATGGCTCAGGCCGATGTGATCTACGGCGTAACCATGCAGGAGCCGGGCATTAGCAAGATTGTCAGCGTCAATTTGGGAAGGACCAACCGCAACCGCGATCAGGACGATCAGCCTCGGCGAGTCGCTTAA
- a CDS encoding EAL domain-containing protein encodes MSNVFACPTVAGAPSLPDFVIAFQPIVDVCARRVVAYEALTRTMDGACYPKLIDGMDEKTLRRFDREIAIEAIRRAVELGLKDLDVSLCLNLRPDLHPEALDAEYLRLAAGTCGLSPSEILLEMTEEHKLAVPELHSLLERNQAAGFYTGVDDFGAGYSGLAMLVECRPEILKLDRSLVRGIDSSDRRQKIVAAFAQIAESMKTSLIAEGVETVAEYEKLRELGIRFMQGYLFASPSVEELPWQAVWGVMPPTEAKRRAGRGAIAGWLAAAADFDCGSQAGVPA; translated from the coding sequence ATGAGCAATGTGTTCGCATGTCCGACTGTTGCGGGGGCGCCATCTTTGCCGGATTTTGTGATTGCGTTCCAGCCTATCGTGGACGTCTGCGCCCGGCGTGTGGTGGCCTACGAGGCCCTGACCCGGACCATGGACGGCGCGTGCTATCCGAAGCTGATCGACGGGATGGACGAGAAGACGCTGCGGAGATTTGACCGCGAGATCGCGATCGAGGCCATACGCCGCGCGGTCGAGCTGGGGCTGAAGGATCTGGACGTATCCCTGTGCCTGAACCTGCGGCCCGACCTGCACCCCGAGGCGCTGGACGCGGAGTACCTGCGCCTGGCGGCTGGCACCTGCGGCTTGTCTCCCTCCGAGATCCTGCTGGAGATGACAGAGGAGCACAAGCTGGCTGTGCCGGAGCTGCACTCCCTGCTGGAGCGCAACCAGGCGGCTGGCTTTTACACGGGCGTGGACGACTTCGGAGCAGGCTACTCGGGGCTGGCGATGCTGGTGGAGTGTCGCCCGGAGATTTTGAAGCTGGACCGGTCGCTGGTGCGCGGGATCGACTCCAGCGACCGGCGGCAGAAGATTGTGGCCGCGTTCGCGCAGATCGCCGAGTCGATGAAGACCAGCCTGATCGCCGAGGGCGTGGAGACGGTGGCGGAGTACGAGAAACTGCGGGAGCTGGGCATCCGCTTCATGCAGGGCTATCTGTTCGCGTCGCCGTCGGTGGAGGAGCTGCCGTGGCAGGCTGTTTGGGGCGTGATGCCTCCGACCGAGGCCAAACGCCGTGCCGGCAGGGGAGCGATCGCCGGCTGGCTGGCGGCGGCAGCCGACTTCGACTGCGGCTCCCAGGCCGGTGTTCCTGCGTAG
- a CDS encoding TIGR00282 family metallophosphoesterase — MNILFVGDIFGSAGRHIVREHLPHLLETHSVDLLVINGENSAGGFGITPSLAEEIFDLGAHVITTGNHIWDKREIFEYMTVPADSHVRGRRVLRPANYAVNTPGFGVYQGSLADGQEYAVLNLQGRVFMSSCDDPFRKADELLSKVTAKVILVDFHAEASSEKVALGWYLDGRVTAVLGTHTHIPTADERVLPQGTAFQTDVGMSGPYDSVIGVETELVLQRFLTGMPGKFEAAKGNPKLCAALIECDGATGRAYGIRRIMLGE; from the coding sequence GTGAATATTCTTTTCGTCGGCGATATCTTTGGCTCAGCCGGCCGCCACATCGTTCGGGAACACCTTCCCCACCTGCTCGAAACTCACTCCGTCGACCTGCTCGTCATCAACGGCGAGAACTCCGCCGGGGGCTTCGGCATCACGCCCTCGCTAGCCGAAGAGATCTTCGACCTGGGCGCGCACGTCATTACCACCGGCAACCACATCTGGGACAAGCGCGAGATCTTCGAGTACATGACCGTGCCCGCCGACTCTCACGTCCGCGGCCGCCGCGTTCTGCGCCCGGCCAACTACGCCGTCAACACGCCGGGCTTCGGCGTCTACCAGGGCAGCCTGGCCGACGGGCAGGAGTATGCCGTCCTCAACCTGCAGGGACGCGTCTTCATGTCCTCCTGCGACGACCCCTTCCGCAAGGCCGACGAACTGCTCTCGAAGGTCACCGCCAAGGTCATCCTGGTGGACTTCCACGCCGAGGCCTCCAGCGAGAAGGTGGCGCTGGGCTGGTATCTCGATGGGCGTGTCACCGCCGTCCTGGGCACCCATACCCATATCCCCACCGCCGACGAGCGCGTCTTGCCCCAGGGCACGGCCTTCCAGACCGACGTGGGCATGTCCGGCCCGTACGACTCCGTTATCGGCGTGGAGACCGAGCTGGTGTTGCAACGGTTCCTGACCGGGATGCCCGGCAAGTTCGAGGCGGCCAAGGGCAACCCGAAGCTCTGCGCGGCGCTGATCGAGTGCGACGGAGCCACAGGACGCGCCTACGGCATCCGCAGGATCATGCTGGGAGAATAA
- a CDS encoding Rrf2 family transcriptional regulator — translation MAQSGRFELGLRVLALLAREPETMMTSAAIAEALGESAVMVRRLFPPLHEAGLIQQRKGPAGGAKLNLSAKSIGIGDVFAAIEPDWLTSGEKALDGALKRARAEAIEAMNETSVASVVKKLKKA, via the coding sequence ATGGCGCAAAGTGGACGGTTTGAACTGGGTTTACGGGTGTTGGCGTTGCTTGCACGCGAGCCTGAGACGATGATGACTTCGGCGGCGATCGCGGAGGCGCTGGGCGAGAGCGCGGTGATGGTGCGGCGGCTGTTTCCGCCGCTGCATGAGGCGGGGCTGATCCAGCAGAGGAAGGGACCGGCTGGCGGCGCGAAGCTGAACCTCTCGGCCAAGTCGATTGGGATCGGCGATGTGTTTGCGGCAATTGAGCCGGACTGGCTTACCTCCGGGGAGAAGGCGCTGGATGGTGCGTTGAAGCGTGCTCGTGCGGAGGCGATTGAGGCCATGAACGAGACATCGGTTGCAAGCGTCGTGAAGAAGCTGAAGAAGGCGTAA